GCGCATTGGCCGGTGACTGGGCATTTGTGGCGGCATGAAGTCCGCATATGACGAATAATACTAAAATTATGCTACGCATGGAATGGGTTTTATTTGAATGAACAATGAAGCGGTCTTCCCGATGCCGGTATGATGCACCCGCACCGGGAGCGCTTTGAATGTTGATGGTCAGTAGGTGTTTTGCGTGATCTCGTCATTGCTGGCGATCATTTCTGTTCTGGGAACAGGTGCGGCAAAACGCCTCGAATTTTTAGGCAGGGTATATGTTTTCACGGGTTCCGAACTTTGCACGGCGGAGAAGTTGTACGGGTAGAAGTCACGGCTCAGCTCCACATCATCGGCCGGGTAATCATTGTTGTTGAACCTGCGGATATCTGTCCAGCGTTGCGTAAAGGGCAATTCGCGCCTTCTTTCCTGCAATACTTTGGCAATGGCATCGTCCATATTTGCTGCAGCAAGGTCTACCCAGGGACCGGCCTCCATGCGTTTTGCGCGCAACTGGTTCAGCACGGTCATGGCTTCGCCGGGTTTGTTCGTGCGGGCGAGGCATTCTGCTTTGACGAGCAGCATCTCCGCAACGGTCGGGCCGGAAGGCAGGCGGTCTTTATAAAAGAAAACATACCCCGGATAATCGTACGCCGGTTTGGTCATGCCGCGATCATAGGAATAGCCCTCTACCATATGATAGCGGTAACGGAGATCGTGATCCTTGTCATACAGGTCCAGCAGCGCCTGGCTGGGGATGTACCACCAGGATTCATGGCTCAGCATCCGGTAATAGAGAAACTCCTTCCAGCCGATCATATCCGTCTGGTCAGACTGGTTATCGTGCGTATAAGGGTATTCCAGCGTTACGGTCTGCGACTCCGGTGTGCCGGCATTGATGGTGATATTGGCGGGCCTTCCGTAGCGCATTTCCGTATTGTAGTCCACCAGGGTGCTGTATTCACCCAGCGAGGCATTAGCATGTTTCAGCGCTTCTGCATAGTTGTTGCGGGTGAGATAATACCTTGCGGCAAAAGCGTTCACGCCGGCCTTGCTGGCGCGCCAATGCCGCGGGCGGCCATCCTGCATGAGCGGTTGTGTGGTTTTCAGCGCTTCGGCAAGATCTGCTTCTATGAGGTTGTAAACCGTTTCCAGCGGCTGCCGTGCGAGCGGTTCCTCAAAGCTGGTGCTGACCTTTATGGGCAGCCCGGCTTCTGTTTTATTGGCGTCCGTATAGGGGAGGCAATAAGTGCAGGCCAGTTGGAAATAGCTGTAGGCGCGAACAAAATGTGCATCTGCTTTCACGATAGCTTTTTCTTCCGCTGTGCCGGAAACTGTTTCCAGCAGGCTCAATGCCATATTCGCGGTGAAGATCTTGCGGTATTCACCGCTCCAGAATCCTTCCCGTGTATCGTCCGGCAGATAGTCCTTATCCCAGGTGGCAAATTCCACCGCAGCCAGGGTAAATGTGCCGGGCCGCGCATTGTAGAGATCAACGGTCAGGCCGTAATCATCAGTGCTGTGGATAGCGGTACGGTTGCCTTCGTTGTAGAAGGAGATGAAGTTATTCAGCAAAGCATCCAGCTGGGATACGGTGGTTACCTCCAGTGAGGAGGTCTTGTTCGGACGTTCATCCAGGAATTTGTCGCAGGAAGAAAGGCCCAGCGCGAGCAGTAAAACGGAGGATTTGAATATATCGCTGTAATTGATCGTCATGAGTCTGATTTTAAAGTTTCGAAGTTCGTCCTGATGGCTTTCAGGCAGATTTTCCTGGCTTACAGGCTGCATTTAAGGCCAAGCGTTATGGTCGGCTGAGGATTCATGGTGCCCAGCGGATACTCCGGATCTTCTTTTGCTTTGTTGGCGTAGATGGTGAACAGATTGTTCCCTTGTGCGAATACCTGTACATTATCCAGCCGGAGCGTGGACAAGGTGCGTTTGTTCACATTGTAGGTAAGGTTCACCTCCTGCATGCGGATGTGGGAGGCGTCTTCTACCAGGTAGCTCAGGTACTGGTGGAACCTGTCCCAGAAATAATAGCGGTCTTCGATATCATTCAGGGGCAGGGGAACGATCCTGGAAGGATCGCCGTTCGCCACTTCCGAATACTTCGCATTGGGCAACAGGCGGCTATACCACAGCGGCGGATAGTTGAAGCCCATGCGCTGGAAGACATGACCGAATTTGCCGGTGATGATGAAGGAGAGATCGAAATCGTATATGCGGAAAGTGTTCATGAAGCCCAGTGTGTACGGCGCCACAGTGGTGCCCATGTTCAGCAGGTAGTCCCGTCCGTCGCCGGGCGTCCATGCGCCGAAATTATACAAGGCGCCTTTTTCTCCCTTTACGACAGGCTGGTTGTCCTGTATGCCGGCATATTCAAAACGCCAGAGCGCGTCGGCATTTTCCCCTTCCACATAGGCGCCGGTACCGCCATTGAACAGGCTGTAAGCGGAATAGGTGGCCACGAACAGTTTTTCTATCCTGTTCCTGTTATAGGAAAAGTTCAGATTGCCCTGCCAGGAGATCCTTTCCGCGATACGCTGGCTTGTTCCCAACTCTATTTCAATACCCCTGTTGCTGATCTCGGCATTGTTCAGCTTCTGGGAAGTGGTGCCGTTCACAGCGGGAATGGAGAGTTGCGCGATCTGATCCCTGCCGTATTTGCTATACACATCGATCTTGCCGAACAGCTTGTTGGAAAACAGGCTGTAGTCCACACCGGCGTTCCAGGTGGCTGTTTTTTCCCAGCGGAGGGTAGGATTGCCATAGCTGGCTATCGTGGCCGTGTAATCGTTCGTATAGATGTTTGGTGTGGGATTGGCGGATATCAGCGGTTTGAAGGAGGTGGAACGGTCTTCGTTGCCATTGAAGCCGTAAGTGAGGCGCATATTCAGCCGGTTGAGCCAGCTGGCATGACTGAGAAAATCTTCTTTGTGCATCTGCCAGGCCAGGCCGGCGGACCAGAAAGGAGAATAGCGGTATTTCGGATCGTCTGCAATGATATTGGAGGCGTCCGTACGGAAGCTGCCGGATACCGTGTACTTGCTCAGGTAAGTATAGGCCAGGTTGGCGAAGGACGAGAAGTAACGGTTCGTGCTGTAGCTGAAAGTGTTGGAGTACGGGAATGTTATATTGCTGCCCAGCCAGTTCTGAATCGTTCTGAAAGTACCGCCGGGGCCGTTGGGGAACGTGCCGGAAGTAAGCGTTTCATCGTTGTATCCGTAGGTGAGCGGATTGCCGAACCCTTCGGATACCTGGTTGGCGATCTCCACACCGGCGATGAAGTTGACCTCATGGTCCCTGCCCAGCAGGTTATTGTAACTGACAGAATTCCGGATGTTGTAAGATTGGGAGCGGCTTCTGTATTGTGACAGGATGCCTCCTTTCGGGAGGTTGGGCGTCATCACATCGGTCGCCTGGTCCCAGGATGTGGCGATGTTGACGCGATTCCTGACATAAAAGGTGTTTTCGTTGTTATGCTGCCTGTCCCATGCATTGTGCAGTTCATATTGCAGCTTGCTGTCGAACGTAAGACCTTTCATCAGCTTCAGGGTGATGCCGGCCTGGAGCCGGGCATGCAACTGCGTGTTCGTCCGGTCACGGTTCCGGATCTCCTGCACAGGATTATAGGTCCAGTCCGCATACGGGAACAGCTCGGTGGGCACGAACCTGTCGATGATCGGGTAGTAATACTGATGGATATTGGTCAGGGAGCCATCTTCATGCTGCAGCATTTCATATGGAGCCAGCCCTTGAATATCGGCCAGTGATACACCGTTGCTTTTTTCCTTGTTATAATGCACCATGCCGCCTATGTGAAGGTCCAGCCACTTCGTGATGTTGGAAGTGGAGCGGAAGTTGAGGAGGTATTTCTGGTAACCGCTTTCCTTAAAGTTGGACTGGTTGTTCTCAAAGAGCATGGAGAGCATATTGGTCATTCTGCCGGTGGAGCCCGAGAGGCTCAGGTTGTATTGTTGTGTGGCGGGATTGGCCAGCAACAGGTCCCTGATCTGCTGTTTGTTGCTTTGGGTCGCCAACCTGGCGATGATGGCTTCTCTTTCCGCCGCGGTGATGAATCCCAGGGTTTCCTCGCTGAGCGCGATGGTGGCTTCGGACCATGCGAAACTGTACCCGCCGGCAAGTGAACCGGGATTGACACGGGCGCTCCATTTGTTGAAAGCGCGTTGCTCGTAATCTACTGTTTCCGCGGATGAAGCGAGGGGATTGACATAATCCAGGTCAAACTTGCCGCCCATTTTGGTAAAAGCGGAAAATTCCACCTTCAGCGGCGTGTTCCTGCGGCCCTTTTTGGTCACCACCACAATCACGCCATTGGCGGAGCGGGCGCCCCAGATAGATGCGGCGGCAGCGTCTTTCAATACCGTTACGCTTTCCACATCATTCGGATTGATGGTATTGAAATCACCCTGGATGGGGAAGCCGTCCACAACCACCAGTGGCCTGGCGGTAGCGTAAAGGCTGGTCTTGCCGCGGATCTCGAAAGTAGGGTTCCCGTCCACATCCAGCGTTGCCTGTACACCGGCAGTGGTGCCGATAATGCGGCTGGCAATGTTGGTGGTCGGGCGTGCCAGCTGTTCTTTGTCGATATACCCGAAAGAGCCCGTTGCGCGTTCCTTGTTGAATTGCTGGAAACCGGTGTTCACAACGGTAACGGTGCTCAGTTGCCGTGCGCCCTTCATCACCACTTCGATCGTTTTCCTGCCTTTCAGGGGAATGACCTGTGTTTCGAGGCCAACATAGCTGAATACGAGCTCGGCATTTTCATCAGGCACATCCAGCGAAAAGAACCCGTCTGCTGCGGTAAATGTGCCTCCGCTGGATCCTTTGATGGTGACGCTGACCCCTTCGAGCGGCTCGCCGTTCGCGTCCGTCACTTTACCGCCGATGCGAACGACCTGGCGGATACTGTTGCGATCCGCCACCACGATCATGTCGTTCTCCAGCATCCTGAAATCAAGATTGGAATGGTCCAGCGCATGACTGAGCACTTCGGATACAGCGGTGTTCTGTACATCGATACTGACCTTGATGTTTTCGGGGATGACATCATTGCTGAACACAAAACGGTAAGCCGTTTTCTTTTCTATAGCATTGAAAAGATGTTGGATAGAGACGCTCTTCAGCTTAAGCGAAACTTTTGTGTCCTGCGAATAGATCTCGGCGCTGACGTGCAGACAGGCGAACGCTGTCAGAAAAACGGTCAGTTTCATAAACATAAGTACTTTGATGAATCCCACAGGGAATCCCTTTCCCCAGCCTGGAAGTTGGTTTTTTTGCATACTTTCGTACAGGTTTTAAGTTAATAAAAGGGAACAGGCGCAGGTGTCAAACAGTTCCTGTTTCCAAACTTGGAATTGAGGGGGAATGTGTCACCATTCCCTCTTTTTTATGTTCACGTCTGATGTATGATGCAGGAATGTGTCACCATTCCTTTTCATGCATGATCATTGATCCAGTACCAGGCTGTGGCCGTTCTCAAACCGGAAGCTGAAGTCCCTGGATAATTGCAGCACTTCCAGTACACGCTGAAGGTTCTCTTTGTCAAAATTCCCGGTGAACCGGTATTGTTTCATGTTTTCAGATTCGAACCTGATCTTTACATCGTACCAGCGTTCCAGTCTCCTGGCGATTTCTCCGAAAGGCTCATTGACAAATATCAGGCGGTTGTCGATCCATGACAGTTCAACTGCCGTGCTGTCCAGCGGAATGTGTGTGAGAGAAGCAATGGAGTAGTTTTTGGCTGGTTCGGACACCCTATCATCAGGTGCCGGTTTGATTTGCTGTTTGGTTGTTTGTTGCAGCGGCACCACTACCTTTTCATTGGGATGCAGCAGCAGTTCGTGTGCGCCGGATCTCAGGGAAACTTTTACAAGCCCTCTGACCAGGGATGTTTCATTGGTTTCGTCGTTTTTATAGGCTTTTACATTAAATGCTGTTCCCAGTACGGTGATGTCCATTGCGCTGGTATGGATCACAAAAGGCATGGAGGCATGCTGTGCCACATCAAAAAAAGCTTCCCCTTCCAGTGTCAGCGAGCGTTTTGCGGTATTGAAACTGTCTTCAAGGAACAGAGTGCTTCCCGCGTTGAGCATGACCTTGGTGCCGTCCGGCAGCTGGAATGATTTTCTTTCACCGGCTTTGCTGGTATAGGCCAGCCGGGATTCTTCCGGTGCTCCTTCCGCGCCGGGCTGCTCGTCCCGCTGTATCCAGAGCGTGGTCATGATAATACCGAGCACTGCGGCAACGGCCAATGCATACCAGCCCCAGCCGTTCTTCGGGTGTACGATCCTGGCGGGAGGTATTTGCTTTCCGGGGCGAATGCCCCGGGCCTCCAGGGCTTCGCTGAACTGCCGGTGATGCGATTGGAAAACGGCTTCGTTCAAGCCCCCGTTCAATTGCAGGTATAACGTTTTGGCAATGCTGACCAGCTCGCTTTTTTCCGGATGCTCCTTTAGCCATTGCTCCCAGAACCTTGTTGCTGCGGGATTGGTACCGGAGCAATATTGCTGGAAAGATTCATCCATGATCAGATCTTCTGCCTTGAAACGCAGGTAATTCATTCCCTTTTTTATTATAGAGGGCGCGATCCGGTACTTTTACTATGAAAAAATGATCTTTTTTTAATGGAAGAGAAAATAAATGCCCATAACGATCAGCGTAGGGGTGGGGATGACCAGTCCTGTTGACTGTTCATGCCCTTTCAGCTCGTTCTTGAGCTGTTTGAGGGCATCATGGATGATGTTGTAAGCGGTACGCCTGGTGATACCGCAGGTTTGTGCAATGTGATCGTAATCCAGGTTCTCGAAGAACTTCATACGGAGCAGCTGTTGCTGCCTTTGGGTGAGGAGCCGGAATGCCGCGGCAAAACGCCGGGTAAATTCATCATTTCCCTCGGCAATGGTCAGGTAAGTTTCATAGGGCACTTCGCCCGGTTCTTCCTGCAACAGCCGGAGATGACTGTCGTTCCGCCTTTTGTCTGAACGGATCTCCTGCAATATCCGCCGGTGCAGACAGGTGATCAGGTATGCCCGTACGTTCGAGACGTCCGGCAGCGTGCTCCTTTTGTCCCATAGTTCGAGTAAAACGTTAATGAAGCAGTCATTTGCCAGGTCCCGGTCACCCGTCATTTTTACACCATAATTGATGAGCCCCACATAATGCAGCTGATATAAAGCTGACAGTGCATCCGTATTGCCTTTTTGCAGTTGGCGCCAGTATTCCTGCGTGTACAAATTCTCACCCATGCCTGATGATTGGTTGATAAAAAAAGGATCTTTGGGGCAGATGAAACTCAATAAAGATTGCTTCAAGTTACTGCGAAAATTTGTAAAAGTGAAGAGAAGGCCCGGCCTATTTATCTTGTTGCTGTCCGGAGGGCGCTTTCGGGATAGGCTGCAAAGGCTTTCCCCCGGCTGTCTTCCGGGTACTTTTGGCCCCGGCCCCGAAACAGGCATGCTTTTTGACTTCTTCCGGTAGATTCACTCATCTGTAATACCCTTTATATGAAGATCATCTACATTTTTTCCGCTATGCTGTCCTTTGGCATGCTGTTCTCTTCCTGCAAAAAAGAAGAAGTGGTCATTCCCAATAGAACCATTTTTGTGGATGTAACGCCTGATATGTGGGAACTGGTGCCGGCCAGCAATACTTACCAGGTGGCGATCGATATGCCTGAGCTGGATAATTATACCAGTGATGCCAACAGCGTGCAGGTAGACCTTTCCTTTAATGACGGCGCTTCATATGAAGCCCTGCCCCAGGTGTACGGAGGGGTGACCTACCTGTATTCCTACGGCCCGGGAACGCTTTACCTGGATGTGCAGACGGCGGACGGCGTGGAGCCTGTGAGACTGAATTCTACTATCCTGGTGAAGATCGTGCTGATCGCCTCGCAATATTGACAAACACAACCTGATATTATACAAGCGGCCGCATCAAAATTTTGATGCGGCCGCTTGTGTTTTTATCAAAAGAAAGTTCATGCAGGCAGTTCCTCTTACAGATATCTTTCGCTGACCGGCAGGGGTTAGCGGGCATACCTTACCTGGCAATTGTCACAATAAAAGGTCCGCCTGTTGGTTTTGCCCATGTGTGCTTTTTCCAACGGGATGTGGCAGCGGGGGCAGGTTTTCTTCGTATGTGCCTGCCAGTGTTTTTTGAGTACGCCCGCTTTTTTCCAGTGCAGGAAATCAAAGCTGTATCGTACCGCTTCGCGCACCAGTTCTTTCCGCTTTTTGAGCGGCAAGGCGCCCGTCGTGCTGGCGGGGTGTATCCGGATGCGGAAGAGCACTTCATTCTTGATGATATTCCCGACCCCTGAAAATATCTGCTGGTCCAGCAAGGCGTCACAAACCAGCATATCCGGCGCCTGTTTGAGTTTGTTCAGCGCTTTGGCGGCATCCCATGCGGGGTTCATAACATCAGTGGTCCAGTCATAGATATCATCCAGCGGCTCGTCAATGATCCGGATAGCGGAAGCGTAGAAGTTCACTTCGCCGTTGGTGAACCGGAGCTGCAGGCCGGGTACGGTTTTCTTGCGCTCGTTGATCAGACAGGAGCCGAACAGCATAAAATGTATCCTGACTGTGAACCTGGGGAAACAGATGAGGAAATGTTTGCCCCAGGTCTTGAAGGTCACCACCGTCTTGTTGCTGATCTTCGCGAAGTCAATATTAGCCTGTCCGGTTGCGGACAGTACTTTCTTACCGGCGAATGGCGCCAGTTCTTCTTTCAGGATGAGGATGGAAGGTCCTTCGGGCATATCGTATAACCTTCAAATGACGGGCCATTTTACAACAGGAACCAGGAAAGGGCATATACCATGACCAGGGTGGTCAGCCCCATGAGCAGGGTAGATACCACAAATACCCGCAGCATTGGCTGCATCTCCAGTCCGGAGAATTTGCTGATCACCCAGAAGTAGGAATCGTTGGCGTGGGAGACCGTCATGGAACCGCCGCCCAGCGCCAGCATGCACAACAGCCTGCCCATATCGCTATCCAGCCCAAGGGCCGGCAATAGCGGGAATACGATGGACGCGGCGGTAATCACGGCCACAGAGGAAGAGCCTTGTGCCGTTTTCAGCAATGCGGCCAGCAGAAAGGGAAAGATCACGCCCAGGTTGCCCAGATGGATGGCATCATTTACATGCGACCCGATATTGGTGGTAGCCAGCACCGCGCCGAATGCGCCGCCTGCGCCGATGATCACGAGGATGCTGCCGGCTTTTTCAGCGGCTTCCGCTACCAGCCTGCTCATGGTTGCTGTACGGAAAGAACGGATGGACAGCAGTACGCCGATGAACAAGGCGATCACCGGATCACCCAGCACATGGAAGATCTCCAGTCCCCTCAGCATATTGCCGAAGGTGCCAAGGCCGATCAGCACGATCGGCACCAGTATGGGCAGAAATGCCCTCCACACCGGAATGTCCGGTATATCGATATCTTCCGTTTCCGCTTCCTCCACCTCCTTTACCGGGATCTTTTTGCCCATGAACGATGCCCACCAGCAGCCTGCGATCACGGCCGGAATGGCCACGAGGCCACCGGTAAGGATCAGCCGGCCGATATCCACACCAATGATCCCCGCCGCAGCCGTTGCGCCGGGATGCGGCGGCACCAGGCAATGCACGGCATACAGACCCGAGGCCAGGGATACGGACATCACCAGGATGGAAGCCCCGCTGCGGCGGGCAACCGACTTGTTCAACCCGCTCAGCACAATATATCCGGAATCGCAGAATATAGGCAGGCCAACAATGAAGCCCGTGATGCCCATAGCAGCAGTGACATTCTTTTCTCCTACAAACCTCAATATCGCTGCGGCCATTACCCGCGTAGCGCCGGTATGCTCGAGGATCACGCCAAGCGTGGTACCGAGCATGATCACGAATCCAAGGCTTTTCAGGATACTCCCGAACCCCTCTTTCATAGCGGTGATGATATCCGCAAAAGGAAGCTGAACACCCAATCCCAC
This genomic stretch from Chitinophaga sp. XS-30 harbors:
- a CDS encoding RagB/SusD family nutrient uptake outer membrane protein, whose translation is MTINYSDIFKSSVLLLALGLSSCDKFLDERPNKTSSLEVTTVSQLDALLNNFISFYNEGNRTAIHSTDDYGLTVDLYNARPGTFTLAAVEFATWDKDYLPDDTREGFWSGEYRKIFTANMALSLLETVSGTAEEKAIVKADAHFVRAYSYFQLACTYCLPYTDANKTEAGLPIKVSTSFEEPLARQPLETVYNLIEADLAEALKTTQPLMQDGRPRHWRASKAGVNAFAARYYLTRNNYAEALKHANASLGEYSTLVDYNTEMRYGRPANITINAGTPESQTVTLEYPYTHDNQSDQTDMIGWKEFLYYRMLSHESWWYIPSQALLDLYDKDHDLRYRYHMVEGYSYDRGMTKPAYDYPGYVFFYKDRLPSGPTVAEMLLVKAECLARTNKPGEAMTVLNQLRAKRMEAGPWVDLAAANMDDAIAKVLQERRRELPFTQRWTDIRRFNNNDYPADDVELSRDFYPYNFSAVQSSEPVKTYTLPKNSRRFAAPVPRTEMIASNDEITQNTY
- a CDS encoding SusC/RagA family TonB-linked outer membrane protein, with product MKLTVFLTAFACLHVSAEIYSQDTKVSLKLKSVSIQHLFNAIEKKTAYRFVFSNDVIPENIKVSIDVQNTAVSEVLSHALDHSNLDFRMLENDMIVVADRNSIRQVVRIGGKVTDANGEPLEGVSVTIKGSSGGTFTAADGFFSLDVPDENAELVFSYVGLETQVIPLKGRKTIEVVMKGARQLSTVTVVNTGFQQFNKERATGSFGYIDKEQLARPTTNIASRIIGTTAGVQATLDVDGNPTFEIRGKTSLYATARPLVVVDGFPIQGDFNTINPNDVESVTVLKDAAAASIWGARSANGVIVVVTKKGRRNTPLKVEFSAFTKMGGKFDLDYVNPLASSAETVDYEQRAFNKWSARVNPGSLAGGYSFAWSEATIALSEETLGFITAAEREAIIARLATQSNKQQIRDLLLANPATQQYNLSLSGSTGRMTNMLSMLFENNQSNFKESGYQKYLLNFRSTSNITKWLDLHIGGMVHYNKEKSNGVSLADIQGLAPYEMLQHEDGSLTNIHQYYYPIIDRFVPTELFPYADWTYNPVQEIRNRDRTNTQLHARLQAGITLKLMKGLTFDSKLQYELHNAWDRQHNNENTFYVRNRVNIATSWDQATDVMTPNLPKGGILSQYRSRSQSYNIRNSVSYNNLLGRDHEVNFIAGVEIANQVSEGFGNPLTYGYNDETLTSGTFPNGPGGTFRTIQNWLGSNITFPYSNTFSYSTNRYFSSFANLAYTYLSKYTVSGSFRTDASNIIADDPKYRYSPFWSAGLAWQMHKEDFLSHASWLNRLNMRLTYGFNGNEDRSTSFKPLISANPTPNIYTNDYTATIASYGNPTLRWEKTATWNAGVDYSLFSNKLFGKIDVYSKYGRDQIAQLSIPAVNGTTSQKLNNAEISNRGIEIELGTSQRIAERISWQGNLNFSYNRNRIEKLFVATYSAYSLFNGGTGAYVEGENADALWRFEYAGIQDNQPVVKGEKGALYNFGAWTPGDGRDYLLNMGTTVAPYTLGFMNTFRIYDFDLSFIITGKFGHVFQRMGFNYPPLWYSRLLPNAKYSEVANGDPSRIVPLPLNDIEDRYYFWDRFHQYLSYLVEDASHIRMQEVNLTYNVNKRTLSTLRLDNVQVFAQGNNLFTIYANKAKEDPEYPLGTMNPQPTITLGLKCSL
- a CDS encoding FecR family protein, which translates into the protein MNYLRFKAEDLIMDESFQQYCSGTNPAATRFWEQWLKEHPEKSELVSIAKTLYLQLNGGLNEAVFQSHHRQFSEALEARGIRPGKQIPPARIVHPKNGWGWYALAVAAVLGIIMTTLWIQRDEQPGAEGAPEESRLAYTSKAGERKSFQLPDGTKVMLNAGSTLFLEDSFNTAKRSLTLEGEAFFDVAQHASMPFVIHTSAMDITVLGTAFNVKAYKNDETNETSLVRGLVKVSLRSGAHELLLHPNEKVVVPLQQTTKQQIKPAPDDRVSEPAKNYSIASLTHIPLDSTAVELSWIDNRLIFVNEPFGEIARRLERWYDVKIRFESENMKQYRFTGNFDKENLQRVLEVLQLSRDFSFRFENGHSLVLDQ
- a CDS encoding RNA polymerase sigma factor codes for the protein MGENLYTQEYWRQLQKGNTDALSALYQLHYVGLINYGVKMTGDRDLANDCFINVLLELWDKRSTLPDVSNVRAYLITCLHRRILQEIRSDKRRNDSHLRLLQEEPGEVPYETYLTIAEGNDEFTRRFAAAFRLLTQRQQQLLRMKFFENLDYDHIAQTCGITRRTAYNIIHDALKQLKNELKGHEQSTGLVIPTPTLIVMGIYFLFH
- a CDS encoding endonuclease gives rise to the protein MPEGPSILILKEELAPFAGKKVLSATGQANIDFAKISNKTVVTFKTWGKHFLICFPRFTVRIHFMLFGSCLINERKKTVPGLQLRFTNGEVNFYASAIRIIDEPLDDIYDWTTDVMNPAWDAAKALNKLKQAPDMLVCDALLDQQIFSGVGNIIKNEVLFRIRIHPASTTGALPLKKRKELVREAVRYSFDFLHWKKAGVLKKHWQAHTKKTCPRCHIPLEKAHMGKTNRRTFYCDNCQVRYAR
- a CDS encoding GntP family permease, with amino-acid sequence MSTAFLQVLLSLAAGIGLIVLLTVKFRVHAFFALFLACFVVGLGVQLPFADIITAMKEGFGSILKSLGFVIMLGTTLGVILEHTGATRVMAAAILRFVGEKNVTAAMGITGFIVGLPIFCDSGYIVLSGLNKSVARRSGASILVMSVSLASGLYAVHCLVPPHPGATAAAGIIGVDIGRLILTGGLVAIPAVIAGCWWASFMGKKIPVKEVEEAETEDIDIPDIPVWRAFLPILVPIVLIGLGTFGNMLRGLEIFHVLGDPVIALFIGVLLSIRSFRTATMSRLVAEAAEKAGSILVIIGAGGAFGAVLATTNIGSHVNDAIHLGNLGVIFPFLLAALLKTAQGSSSVAVITAASIVFPLLPALGLDSDMGRLLCMLALGGGSMTVSHANDSYFWVISKFSGLEMQPMLRVFVVSTLLMGLTTLVMVYALSWFLL